GGCCAAGCGAACGGGTTGAAAACGCGGTATTGCCGCAATAGACCTTATTAGGCCATGGGACTATGTATATCCGGTTACCCCAAAGAGGTCCGGGAAGGTCTTCCTGCTATCCCTGACGGTTCACTGCCTCAAACTCCGCCTGAATCGTCTGGTCTGGCGGCGCATCCTGCAGGCTGACCAGATAAATCGCCAGACAGGACAAAATGAACCCGGGTACGATTTCGTACAGGCCAAACCAGGCGAATTGCTTCCAGAACAGTACCGTGAGGCCGCCGACAATAATCCCTGCCAGGGCACCGTTTCGGGTCATACGTTTCCAAAACAAAGACAATACAATGGCTGGGCCGAAAGCCGCGCCGAAACCAGCCCACGCATAGGCTACCATGTCTAAAATAAAGTTGTTGGGATTCAGTCCCAGGATCACGGCCAGTACCGATACCAAAGCTACGGTCAAGCGGCTGATCCAGACCAATTCCTTTTCCCCGGCGTCTTTTCTCACCAAGGACTTGTAAAAATCCTGGGAAACAGCTGAAGCCGTCACCAACAGTTGGGAAGAAGCCGTACTCATAATGGCTGCCAACACAGCTGAGAGAATCAATCCGGCAAAAAATGAGGAAAGAATGTCATGAGTCATGACCATAAACACAGTTTCCACATCTGCTCCTGACAGCGGCTGAGTCAGATAAACCCGACCCACCAGCCCCACTAACACCGCGGCCGCCAACGAGAATACCACCCAGGTCATGGCAATATTCGTAGCCTGTTGAATCTCTCCGGTGTCGCGAATAGCCATAAACCGCACCAAAATATGAGGCTGTCCAAAATAGCCAAGGCCCCAGGCCAGCAAGGAAATAATCTCGATGACCGAGACCGTTTTGCCGTCCGGATGGGTAAAAGGATTAAACAATTCGGCATTCAACGACGACAAGGCCGCCAGGGTATCTAC
Above is a window of Acetonema longum DSM 6540 DNA encoding:
- the putP gene encoding sodium/proline symporter PutP; translation: MIENSTGILAAFALYLGVMMAIGIYYWKKEQTMSDYILGGRQLGPWVTSMSAEASDMSGWMLMGLPGYAYVAGLQAGWIALGLILGTWVNWQFIAKRLRQYTQVANDSLTVPDYFQNRFHDHSNVLRIISAVFILIFFLLYTSSGFVAGGKLFETVFGLPYTTALILGAFVVVFYTFLGGFMAVCWTDFIQGVMMFFAILAVPITASVLMGGPVDTLAALSSLNAELFNPFTHPDGKTVSVIEIISLLAWGLGYFGQPHILVRFMAIRDTGEIQQATNIAMTWVVFSLAAAVLVGLVGRVYLTQPLSGADVETVFMVMTHDILSSFFAGLILSAVLAAIMSTASSQLLVTASAVSQDFYKSLVRKDAGEKELVWISRLTVALVSVLAVILGLNPNNFILDMVAYAWAGFGAAFGPAIVLSLFWKRMTRNGALAGIIVGGLTVLFWKQFAWFGLYEIVPGFILSCLAIYLVSLQDAPPDQTIQAEFEAVNRQG